From Paralcaligenes sp. KSB-10:
ATTCCCTGGGTGAGATGATCTCCCTGCGCGGCATTACCGCCGGCATCGAAAACACGAATTTCTTCTTGACCACCACACAGGGCGAATACGTCCTGACCATTTTCGAAGTGCTGACCGCCCAGCAATTGCCGTTCTATATTGAACTGATGCACCATCTGGCCCAGCACGGCATTCCAGTGCCCCAACCCCAGACTCTGCGCAGCGGAGAACGCCTGACCACCCTGCACGGCAAGCCTTGCGCCATCGTCACGCGCCTGCGCGGCGGCTACGAACCCGCACCCGGCCCCGTGCATTGCGCGCTGGCCGGCGAAACCCTGGCGCGCGCTCATCTGGCCGGCCAGTCTTTCCAGATCGAGCAGCCCAATCTGCGCGGCCTGGCGTGGTGGAAACGCACGGTGCCTCTGATACTGCCTTTCCTGAATCCGGATCAAAGCACGCTGATCCAGGAAACCCTGGCCGAACAGATCCGTTTTGCCAGTAGCGACATCCATGGACAATTGCCTTTCGGGCCCGCCCATTGCGATCTGTTTCGCGACAACGTATTGTTCGATGGCACATTCGACATGCCCAAAATGGGCGGCTTCATCGATTTCTACTTTGCCGGTTGGGACAGCTGGCTGTTCGACGTGGCCGTCAGCGTAAACGACTGGTGCGTCGAACAGACCACGGGCGTATTCGATGCGGAAAGGCTGCGCGCCTGGCTGGGCGCCTACGCCGCGGTACGGCCATTTCACGAGGCCGAACAGCACGCCTGGCCCACGATCCTGCAGGCGGCCGCATTGCGCTTCTGGGTCTCGCGTCTGTACGACTTCTTCCTGCCCCGGCCCGCGCAAACCCTGAAACCTCACGACCCGCGCCATTTCGAACGCATTTTGCGCGAACGACGCAAGGCCGTATCCATTGCCCTGCCCTGACCCACAACCGGAAACCCGACTCACTATGCAAGCAGCCACACTTCCCGTCATCGCCGGCTGGCAATGGATACAGGACGGGGCCAAGCTTTTCCGGCTCCAACCCATGCCCCTGTTCTTCTGGAGCCTGATGACAGGGTTTTTCATTACGGTCGCGTACCTGATCCCGCTGCTGGGCCAAATGACGCTGATTGCCGCCATGCCGCTGCTGACATTTATCTCTTTGTGCGCCTGCCGCCATATCGCCACCGGCGAGCGTATGCTGCTGCCCATGTGGCTGGAGCCGCTGCGCAACACCGATAGCCGCAAGCGCCTGATCCGGCTGGGCCTGGCGTACCTGGCCTGCTGCCTGGCGGGAGGCTTCCTGGCTACTCTGCCCTTTATGAGCAGCATCATGGACGCGATAGGCACAGGCACCGCCGTGGACGAAGCCGCGCTGATGGTAGCCGTACGCGGGCCGTTCATTACCTTTGCCCTGATGTATATCGTGATCTCGGCCCTGTTCTGGCATGCACCGGCCCTGGTGGGCTGGCACAAGATCAAACTGACCCAGGCCCTGTTCTTCTCAATGGTGGCGTGCTGGCGCAATAAATGGCCGTTCCTGCTGTACGGCCTGAGCTGGGGCGCCGTATTCCTGTCCATACAGCTGCTGGGCAATCTGATGGTCGACATGGGGATGGCGGACAGCCTGGTTCAAGTCATGCTGACGCCGGTCAATATTATCGTCGCGGCCATCTTGTATTGCAGTTTTTACCCGGCCTATATCAGCGTGTTCGGGGCCAATTATCCTACACCGGAGCGGGCCTCCTAAAGCGCACTAGGGCATGTTTGGTTCAGGCGTTTACGGCACTGAACGTGTTTTAGTCGATTATTTTTGAGCCGTTCGTTCAGGTTTTAGCTTATTACTTTGTACTTTGGACGGTAGTTCTATAAAGACGCCGCAGGGTGAGCGGTGCTGTGTAGTCCGGCACGTCCAGCGGTCGTGGCGCTACGCGCCCCGACTGCCCGGGTCTGCCTCGTCCAGGCGGGCGTCGGGCGAACTCGCCCGGCCTCGCGAGGCCGGGCTCAGACAGCGCCCGCCGAAAGCCCCCGCCTTCCCTTCGTCAGCACCCGGCGCTGGACTACCGCCGGACTACACAGCACCGCCCACCCTGCGGCTTGCGTTGAGGCAATGCATAGAGAGAGACGTTGGAGAAGCCGCGTTGAGCCAATCACAGGCTACGGTGAGACGTCGGGCGCATAGTAAATCCAGGGTTTGGCACATCGTGGTGTAGGGGCCACGTGATAGAGGCATGAGTGCGGGCACGTTAACGGTTCTATGGGTGCAGGCCCATAACGGTAGATGCAAGCAAGTTGATTCCAGGCAAGCCCTAACGTGAGCCGTCTATCGGGGCTTGGGGTCAGGACCGGCGTAAGGCGTGCGCCGGATGCTACCGTAGGGAAGGCGGGGGCTTTCGGCGGGCCCTGTTTGAACGCAGCCGCGCCAGCGGCGTAGTGAGTTGGCCCGACGCCCGCCTGGACGAGGTAGATCCGGATCAAGCACGCCGTGCCGGTCCTGACCCCAAGCCCCGATAGATGGCGTCTTCAAATACCAAAACTACCAAAACGTAAATACCAACCCACCGAATCCCATAAACACCCGAACCAAAAATGCACCATAAACCTCCATAAGCATGCGGACGTGCGAGGCTCTCTGACAATCCGCTTTATCGCACAAACAGCCCGCTTTGCAACAGCGCGTGGCGCAGCCATTGCACGCCGCTCGAATTGCGCGCGCAATAGCCGCCGGGCAATTCCACAACAGACCGGGCACCAAGACACCAGGCAATGCGATTGGGAGCCATGTTTTCAACACATTTCAGACTACGCAAATCCTGGTCGAGAAATACGGCATCGATGGCATAAGCCAAGCCAAACGTATGTATTGCCTTGCAGGGCTTGAGCCACAAACCGCGGTGCCCGACCAGTTCCGGATACGCGTGCAAACCGCGTAGCCGGTCGCAATAACCGAACGCCTGGAAAATCTGCAGTGACTCAGGCTCGGAATTCAAATCTCCACCCCCACAAGCTTGATCACAATCGGAAAGCCGATAATCAAGAAAGTACAAGGGAAAATGCAGAACACCATGGGGAACAACATTTTCACAGGGGCTTCCAGAGCGAGCTTTTCCGCCCGCAGGAACCTTTCGGTTCTGCGCTGCTCGGACTGCGCGCGCAACAAAGGCCCTAGACTCATGCCCAATTGATCGGCCTGACTCAGCGCCACCACTAGCTGACGGATTGCGGGCATATCGGTGCGGTCGGCCAGGCCCTGCAGGGCCTCGTACCGCGCCATGCCGGCGCGCATGTCGGCCAAAGCGTGGCGCAACTCCTGCCGCAAAGGGCCCGAGGGACCATTTGCGGCTGCCTGCTGCAAGGCTCCATGCAAATTGAGGCCCGCTTCCACACACAGGGTTGTCATGTCGAGCAGGAACGGAAACTCCCTCAGCATCCAGCGCTGCCGGGCCCGTGCCTGGTCCCGCAAGCTACGGCGCGGCCACCACGCGCAAAGCCCGCCCAGGCAAAGGCTCAGCGTCAGGCCATGCACAGGCTCCAGCAGAAAATAGACAGCCAGGGCCAGGCCCGCCGATGCTCCAGGACACAGGAAAGCCAGAATCTGCATCGCCACAATGTGCTCGGCCTTCCACACCGGCTCCAGACCCGACCGCTGGATCTGCCTGGCCAGCGTATTGCGCAATTGCCATGAAATCCACGGACGGCAGGCCGCGGCCAGAACCAGCACCCAAGGCAGGATCAGCTTCAAACCTGCATGGTTCGAATACATGCTTGCCGCCTGCAGGCGCAAGCGGAGCGGATGGGTGATCACCCAGCAAAACAGGCACAAAGACACCCCCGCCGCCAAACAACTGAACCAGAACCACATCTGAGCTCCTTTAACTGCCAGACCCTATGCCATGGTGCCTTGGGCCGCCAATTGATTTGCCGCCGCTCAGATTTCAATACTGACTATGCGACGTATGAACATGACACCCAGCAACTCCAGTCCGATAATGACGCCGATCACGGCCCAACCCGCGCGGGTATGCCACAGATAAGCCATGGAGTCGGGGTCGATTGCCTCCAGCGCCAACGCCAGAAGAAAAGGCAGGCACGCCATGACCCAGGCCTGCAATTTTCCCTGCGAGGTCAAGGCCCGCACCCGAGCCAGCAGATGAAGCCGAGCCCGCAGGGTAGCGGCGATTCTCTCCAGCGTTTCAGCCAGATTGCCACCGCTTTGAACCGCAATGCTCAGCGAAGACACCAGCAGTCCGGTGCCTTCTGTTGGCACGCGTCGATACAGTGCGGCCAAGGCCTGCTCGAAAGAAACACCCATGCGTTGCTCGCGCAGCATCAAGCCGAACTCCTGGGCCAAGGGTGTGGGCGCCTGAACCACAATATGCCTCAACGCCGCCTGCACTCCGGATCCGGCGCGCAGTGCTCCCGCCAGCGCCTGTATCAAATCCGGCAACTGCTCGTCGAACTGCGTCAGACGGCGGCGCCGCAAGCCGGCTATGGCAGTCTGAGGAGCAATCAGGCTTAGCCCTGCGATAACGCTCGACAGCCATAGGGAACCCGAAAGCATGTAAACGATCAGGGCCAGGCCACCGCACAAAATCAGGTTGAGCGACCATAGTTGTGCCGGATCGAAAAACAGGAAAAATTCACTTAAACGCGCCTTGGCTTCCCGTTGAAATGCCGATTGATAACGCTGATATGCGAGCCTGCACCACCCTTGAACCAGCCAACTGGCCACGCCTGCCACAATCGCGATACAGAATAAAAACAGAATAATCATGGCAAGGCCTGCGACGCGGTTATCTCGAAACAGGCCACGGTCTGGTTCAGTTCGGTGCGCTGGTGAAACAAGGCGGCATCCAGGCCTTGGGGGCATTCGCCATTATTTGAGAAAAATTCCGGCATGACCCCGCAGCCTATGAACGCTCTGACGGGCGCTGCCTGATAGCGAAAAAGCTCCTGCGTCTGTATGCGGCCGCTTTCCGTGCCTGTGACCTCGACAATCGAGGTAATCAAACGGCGGCCGTCGCTTAGCCTTGCCTGCTGCACCAACAAATCGATGCTGGCGGCGATATGTTCACGCACGGCCGCAAGCGGCAAATCCATGCCCGCCATGAGTATCATGGTTTCAAGCCGCGACAAGGCGTCGCGCGGGCTATTGGCGTGCAAGGTCGTCAGGGAGCCTTCATGGCCGGTATTCATGGCGGCAAGCATGTCGAAGGCCTCGCTTCCGCGGCATTCGCCAATTACGATACGATCCGGCCGCATGCGCAAGGCGTTGCGTACCAGGTCGCGAATATCGACCTTGCCGCGCCCTTCAAGATTGGCGGGCCGCGCTTCCAGCGACACCAGATGCTCATGGTCGAGACGCAGCTCGGCCGCATCTTCGATGGTCACGATACGTTCACTCGCGGAAATACAATTGGACAGGACATTCAGCAGGGTTGTCTTGCCCGAACCGGTGCCGCCTGAAACAATAATGTTTTTTCTCGATCCAACACACAGGCGCAGAAATTCGCACATCGACGCGTCAAGCGCACCCACTCGAATCAAATCGTCCATGCTCGGCCGATTTTTCGGAAACTTGCGTATGGTAAGAGAAGCTCCTCGCAGCGCCAATGGAGGAATTATGGCGTTCACCCGCGACCCATCCCTCAAACGCGCATCGACCATGGGCGAGCTTTCGTCGATACGACGGCCCAGAGGAGACACAATACGGTCGATGACCCCCAAGACCGCCTGCTCACTGCTGAATCCTGAAAAATGACGCACCAGACGCCCGGCTGATTCGATAAAAATTTCGTCGTGGCGGTTTACCATGATTTCACTGATATGAGGATCTGCCAGCAAGGGTTCAAGAGGCCCAAGGCCAACAGCCTCATTGACCACGTCGATCAGCAGATCGTCACGGTTCACCGATGCGGGAATATCGGGATCGCTTTGGATTATTTCGGCCAGTACCGCCGTTGCCTCGCCGCGCAAGGCCGTATCGCTCATATTGGCCACGTCGCGCCGGCGCAAGTCCAGGGCTTCGAGCAAAGCAGCGTGCAGGCGACGACGATGATGGAGGAGCGCCGCCACGGATATCTGAACGTTTTCAGTATCGGGCCGCGGAGAAACAATGGTAGGCGCGCCCGAGGGAACCAGGGCCTGCAATGTGGGTAGGCTTCCAGTCGAATCATTTGCCGCCACCTGGATGGGTGGATCCGCCGCATGACCAGAGGCTTTGGGTTCGGCTATATCGCGCAGATGGATCAGACAAGGGCCTACGATAATTTCATCGCCCGGTTGCAAAGGCCCATATTGCGTCACCCGTTGCCCATTGACAAGAGTGCCTGTCAAGGAACCAAAATCCTCCAGGAACAGGCCGGATTCACGCTGGTCGATACGGGCGTGACGCCTGGCCACTCTCCATGTACCCAGCCTCAAGTTTGCCTGAGGAGCGCGGCCGATTTCCACAGGAGGGGAAAGCTGTTTCACATGGGTAGTGCCATCTTCGAATCGAAGTTCCAGGTTCAGCATGGTTTACTCCCGAAAATCATGTTGGTTGACGCCGGTGCGCCGTACCGGTGGCACACCAGGCAATGGGCTGGCCAGCCCGGAGGATAACGGTGGCGCAGATTCCGGATGGCCCCATTGGGAACCTGCGCCGCTATAGGGATCCCAGCTCATATGTGACGCACTCAGGGCCTGCGGCAATCTTGCAGCCGCATGGACCGGCGAGTTGATCAACTCGCCATCCGGAAAAACATGATCGAGAATGGCCCTGCCTTGCGCTACCCGCTGCATCAAACCCGGATCGTCCGGCGCGACCACAACAGGAGTCACAAAAATGGCAAGCTCGGTTTCGTTGTGCTGGAAACGCCGCGACTTGAACAAAGCGCCCAGAATGGGAATATCGCCCAGGCCGGGAACCTTGTCGGTATTGCGCGACTCTTCGCGCGACAGAAATCCGGCCAATACCAAGGTCTGGCCCGAGCGGACATTGAATTCAGTGGCCGCCCGCCGGGTTTTCAACGATGGCCCGTTAGGCACCGATAGCGATTGATCCACCGAACTGACCTCTACTTCAATGCGCGAACGCACAGCGCCATTTCGTTCGATTTTCGGTGTAATGCGCAAGGAAACACCATAAGGCTTGAACACGGTATTTGTTGCCCCATTGGCTTCGACCGTCGAGTAGGGAACTTCGCCGCCGGCCAGAAATTCAGCAGTGGCGCCGCTGCGCGCCAACAGCTGAGGTTGCGCCAGCACGACCGCGGAGCCTGTTTGCGCCAAAGCCCTGATCTGCGCGGACAGCACCGCATTGATCCCAAAATACCCAGCAGCCATTCTTGCCGGAAACGGAAGATCCAGGAGCGACTCACCCGGCCTGGCGCTGAATTGCCGCGACCCGCCATCCCAGGCCAGGCCTGCGTTCAAGCCGCCATCGCTTGCCGTGTTCCAGCGCACCCCCAGCTCTTGCAATTGCGAACGCGGCACCTCCACCACCTGCACGTCCAGCAATACCATTCGGTCCCAGCCTACCTGGCTCGTAAAGTCAAGCAACTGTGGATAGCGCTTGCTGAGCGCGGCGACGCGTTCACGATCGCTGTCGGACAAATCGTCTCCTTCGACCACGAGCTTGTCGCCGACCACCGACACCCGCGCATTGGGGATACGCTCCAGCACAGTACGCAGCTCGGCCCGGGTCTGGCGCGCGCCCTCTGGGGCGACATCGACTTGATAGCGATGCTTCCGGCCATTCGCGGACCAGATCTGCAGAGTGCTGGAACCCTCGTGCCGCGCAAACACAATGACCTCTTTTTCTTCAGTCGTCACGGCATTGAGCACATGGCCGTCCCCCACGGCGACACGGGCCACTTCCGGCACCGCCAGAACCTTGACTTCGCCCACCTGCAAATTCAGCAATGTGTCCGGCTCGGCGCCAGCCACAGGCACAGTGAGCAACAAACCGCAGGCTACACACACAGACCGGAAATTCATGATTTCAGTTCCTATCCAAGACAGCGCCTCAAACTCCTGTTTACCCAGGGTTCGGTCAAACCAGCGTCAATGAGGCAAAACCAAGGGCGTATCGGATTGATCCGGTAGCCCCCCGGCGCGCATCCAGGCGCTGGCCAGTTCGGGGGTATATGGCAAGTCGAAGACGCCGTTCGCTGGTTTTGGCACGGGAATGTCGGGGTGCAGTCGCGGCAGGCCGCGAGCGGCCTGGTTTCCGTAGATGACAGGTGCGTTCCGTGTCTTGACAGTCGCGATGCGCTCATTAACGCCCAACAGGCTGGCCAAATCGCCGCGAACTGCCTTTTGATCGGGGCGCCTATCGTGTGGGTGGCGCAATAAGGCGGTAATGCTCCCTCCTTGGCGGGCCGCTACCAGCTTTATTGCATCTTCCGGAGACGTATCGAGCGTCACAGTGGAATAGTTGCTCTGCCGGGCAGTCTCGCTGGCAGGCCGAGTCGCAGCCCCTGTCGCCAGAACCAGAACCCCCTGCAATAAAGGGGCAGTAATGCGTCGGCGCTGATGATCGAATGACACATACAAGTCAATCAGGTCTCCCGGCTCGAGCAGTCCGGACACTGAATTGATGGCATCTACGGGGATGGTAATCGCTCGCCTGCCCTCGCCAAGCTTGCCTGAAAAAGGCGACACTTGGGCCTGCGCGGTATGCACACGCAAAATAGGATCGCCAGCATGCAAAGGCGCAACCAGAACGCTGCCTGTCAGCTCCTGGAATCGTTCGGGAGCGAGACTATCGCTGGATACCGCAGCAGTGGGAAACTGGCGTACGGCGAAATGATCGGACGTTAAACGCGTGCCGGAGGGCAGATTGTAGGCGGCCACCACCCGTGAGACCGTTGAAATTCTTGCATCGGCCTCAAGCTGATGAATACGATCCGCCAAGTATTGGCGAGCTGCCAGGGCGGCACCCAGGCCAGCAAGCACAGCCAACAGCAGCAATGCCATGGAACGGTTGAACACAGGCAGGCGCATGCTTCGCTCCCAGATAAAACTATTGAAAATGATGAATGAACAATGCGCTGCCTCCGGATATTTCATGAGAGATCAGCATGAGGCGCTCGCTCTCGCGCAGCCAAACACCGCCATTAAAGAGTTGCCCCTGGCCCGATGTATCGCGCCAGCCGGAAGTCTGCAAACGCTCACGCACATAGAGATTCAACTTGCCCAGGGGCCACGCGACGTTATAAATTTGCTGTACTACCGGGCGACCTTTCATAAACGTCTTTTCGCTGTAGAGCAATCGAGCCTGAATCGGCACCCAGGCTACGGCCAGATTCGAGCGATTTTGCGCAGCCTCGCTCAGATGCGGAAAACTTGCATCCAAAGCCGAAATCGTTCCCTGGAAGCCTTGTCCCGTCGGTTCCAGATCGGCTACCCAGTGCCATCCAGCGTGCATCCCGAACAGAATTATTTTTTTCCTGAACGCCACCACTTGTTGGAACAAATGTGTATGGCTAGACAAAATTCGGGCCGCTTTTTCGACTGGCATGGGCGCCGCGAAACGACGCCAAGATGCAGGCACGCCAAATAGCTGAATTTTTTCTGGCTCCGACCAGATGAATTCCGGCGTTTCAAGTAGCTTCAGCCTGTTGTCGATCGACGCGTTGGCCTGCGTGTCGATTATTGCGGCCGCCAGCGTCAATACAAGAACCGCCTTGAAATATTTCCCCATCCGCGAAACTGAGCAATGCCGGATGACGTACGGTATCCAATCAGTCATGGGCTTCGGCCTCCGGGAGGCGAGTCAAGTGCAGCTCGGGAACATGGCTTGCCCAGGGCGTCAGCCAATCGAGTTCCAGCGCCGCCCGACCCCAGGCACGGTCAAGAGGCTGGGTACGCATTTGTATATGACGCCCGAGGCGGTACGAGTTTTCCGCGCCATTGCTCCACCCCAGCTTCGATGCAGCTATCCGGTGTTGCGCGTCGAGGTCGTTCGAGGCGTGTCCGGCACCGGCTAGAATGGCCGTATGGCGGGTCAGGATGGGATACCCGCCATCGAACGCGCTCAAACCTATCTTGACAGCATTCGCCTTGTGAACGATATCTTGTGTGGCAGCACGGGAACCAACAGTCACAATGGCCCGAACAATACCTGTGTCGTCAATGCGCCAGCCTTGGCGCAAAGAGACGGCATCGGCAAGTGAGCCTCCTGGCTGGGCCTGGACATCGAGCGCGGTATCGGACCTGACAAGCAAGGAAACTTCCGTTTGCTCCAGGCTCAGCACGCTGCGGCCATGTCGATCATTCCATTGATGCGCGGGCCCTGAAAAATAGCGGCGCCGAATATCGGCGGCAGGCCTTAGATCGGAATGGCGGGCTACCGAAAACGCGGCAAAACGACTGGCATGCGTTGCCTGCAAAGCCATATCCTGAAACCGGCTCAGCCAGCCGATAGCCACCCACACAGAAAGCAGCACGAACAGAACCACCAGGCCTTCGGCCAGAGCCTGGCCCCGCTGCATGCGGCCACATTCACCTTGCGATCGGGCTATCCAATTCATGGCGCCTCCTTTGCCGCGCCATGAGTCGAATTGGGTGTAGCCAATCGCGCCTGCCAGTAGGGGTGGAACAAATTGCCGGTTTCAAGGCGGCCATCGGCACGCGGTTCAGGGCGCTCAAAAAAAGTTTCCGCTGCGCTCTGAGTGCTTACCATTAAATCCCCCGGGCCGGGATGCTTCAAGGCAACGGTGAATTTCAGGCTCAAGCCTCTTTGTTGGGTACTGGTATCGAAATACATGGGCAATCCGCCGCCGTGCCAGCGCTGACGGCCCGCCACAGCCCGAGAGTTGGCCAGAGGATTCGCATCGCCGGAATGAATATCCCAATTAGTCGCGTCGCGTACCCAACGCCAGAAATCCTGCGCGGCAAAGTCGTTGGGCGGACTGTTGGTATAAGGGCCGTCGACACTTTGATTCAAGGCGCTCGGAATCCAGCCCCAGCCCATGGGATATTCGCGGTAGTAACAGCCAATCCAGCGATTGGAGCGCAAGGCATGAAAGGATTCTGTGTCGATGGACTGCCAGTGTCCATAAGCATCAAGCTCAGTATTGCCGCGTCGACGCAATTCGTGGCGCAACGCCGGGCATTTCTCATCAACTATCCAGGGACTGTTGGCCGTATGATTGCGCGGCCCCAGAAAATCGTACAAACGGGCGACTTCCAGGACAAAAGACCGCAAGCGCTGTTGCCCGGAATACATCTGCAAAAAGCCTGGCCAGTTGTCGTCGAGTATTGATAAATCAAAGCGTTCATTTGCACGGGAGTCAGGGGAAATGGATTTTTCCTGCTCTTGCGCGGCATGCTCAGATAGCCCGCGCGCGTCGGTGCGGTCGGGGTAGTTTTGCGCGAGTATGGCCTGCATGGCGGCCCAACGCACATCGGGCAACCCGGCTACGATTTCCTGCTGCACCGAATCGAATACATTCTGGACTATATGATCGTGCGCCGCGTAGGCATGCGCCAGATCGCCCTCGGTGCGGGCCAGTGCATCAAGCCCACCCGCTGCGCGCGCGGCCAGATACGCGGCGCCATGATCAGGCCCGAACATCATGGCGATCAGATAGGCTGGCGGATTGCCTGAGCCCAGTTGCCGCGCCTGCGCGCCGCCAAACGCCGCCCACGACCCAAGGGTTACCAGATGGGCCATGGCCACCTGATGCCCTATCTGGGCGCGGTTAAGATACGCCAGCATATTCAAGGCACGGGCCTGAACCAGTGCCCCGCTATAGGCCGCTGCATCCAGCGCATGCAATTGACGCGCTTTGGCGGCCGCGACCTGGCTGGTGGAGAAATATCGCACCAGCACCAGAATCGCCATCCCGGCCAACAGCATTCCGAATACCAGTGCCTGGCCGGCCTGGGCCGGCTGTGCCTTCAGGTCCCGGCGTAAAAGGGCTTTTCTTGAATCAGGCCCGGGCCTCATTGACTGGCCCCGGCGTTGCCAGTGAACGATTTAAGGGTTTTGGCGGCCGTTTGAGCCGCCGCCGCTTCAGCGGCGGACTGCGCCATTCGAGATTGTTCCGAACCATCTTCACCGGCAAGCTCTTTGGCCATGGCTGCCGTTTGCGAACGCACCACCTGCCCGAAAAGCTGGTAAACCGCTATCGCGGCGACGGCCACCAAAGCCACCACAATGATGTATTCGGTCATACCCTGGCCGCGCTGTTTAGAATAGGGTTGCCGCATGTTGGTCTCCCGGTTTAAGGCGTGGAATTCAGTGTGGGGCAAGCAGCCTCGGCCAACAATTCGAAGATACCGAGTTGGGTAATTTTGCGGCAGTTGTATGTCTAATTTCTATAAAGACGCCGCAGGGTGGGCGGTGCTGTGCAGTCCGGCACGTCCAGCGGTCGTGGCGCTACGCGCCCCGACTGCCCGGGTCTGCCTCGTCCAGGCGGGCGTCGGGCGAACTCGCGTCGCCCCGCGGTGCGGGGCGCCACTCAGACAGCGCCCGCCGAAGGCCCCCGCCTTCCCTTCGTCAGCACCCGGCGCTGGACTACCGCCGGACTGCACAGCACCGCCCACCCTGCGGCTTGCGTTGAGGAAATGCCTCGAGGTATACATTGGGGAAGCCGCGTTAAGCCAATCACAGGCTACGTTGAGGCGGTGGGTGCTTTTAGTACATCCAGTCGTCGATCCATCGAGTCGTCAATCGAGGTAGATGTGGCGACATGATAAAGGTACGGGTGCACGCACGTTAACTGTTTTATTGATGCAGGCCCATTAACGGTAGATGCAAGCACATTGATTCCAGGCAAGCCGTAACGTCAGCCGTCTATCGGGGTTTGGGGTCAGGACCGGCGTAAGGCGTGCGCCGGATGCTACCGTAGGGAAGGCGGGGGAAGTCGTCGGGCCCTGTTTGAACGGAGCCGCGCCAGCGGCGTAGTGAGTTGGCCCGACGCCCGCCTGGACGAGGTAGATCCGGATCAAGCACGCCGTGCCGGTCCTGACCCCAAGCCCCGATAAACGGCGTCTTCAAATACCAAACCGTAAATACCAAACCGACCAAAACGTCGAATCCCATAAACACTCGAACCAAAAATGCCCTAACGACAAGATCCTCCGAAATTTCAGCCCGAAAGCACATTAAATAAGAAATTGCCGCCCCACTATGCAATAAAACACCATTGCCTGAAGCCTATAATTTCATCAAACCCAGGCCAGGCGCCTGTGCCGACAGCGCATCACCGGAGATCCCCATGCTTAGCCGTAACGACTGCATCCTGATGGACCAGGCCGATGATCTGGCCAATCTGAAAAACGAGTTCGCCCTGCCCGAAGGGGTCATCTACCTCGACGGAAATTCCCTGGGCGCGCGGCCCAAAGCGGCCCTGGCGCGAGGCTTGCACGTCATTGAACAGGA
This genomic window contains:
- a CDS encoding type II secretion system F family protein, with the protein product MIILFLFCIAIVAGVASWLVQGWCRLAYQRYQSAFQREAKARLSEFFLFFDPAQLWSLNLILCGGLALIVYMLSGSLWLSSVIAGLSLIAPQTAIAGLRRRRLTQFDEQLPDLIQALAGALRAGSGVQAALRHIVVQAPTPLAQEFGLMLREQRMGVSFEQALAALYRRVPTEGTGLLVSSLSIAVQSGGNLAETLERIAATLRARLHLLARVRALTSQGKLQAWVMACLPFLLALALEAIDPDSMAYLWHTRAGWAVIGVIIGLELLGVMFIRRIVSIEI
- a CDS encoding DUF192 domain-containing protein encodes the protein MNSEPESLQIFQAFGYCDRLRGLHAYPELVGHRGLWLKPCKAIHTFGLAYAIDAVFLDQDLRSLKCVENMAPNRIAWCLGARSVVELPGGYCARNSSGVQWLRHALLQSGLFVR
- a CDS encoding type II and III secretion system protein family protein, with product MNFRSVCVACGLLLTVPVAGAEPDTLLNLQVGEVKVLAVPEVARVAVGDGHVLNAVTTEEKEVIVFARHEGSSTLQIWSANGRKHRYQVDVAPEGARQTRAELRTVLERIPNARVSVVGDKLVVEGDDLSDSDRERVAALSKRYPQLLDFTSQVGWDRMVLLDVQVVEVPRSQLQELGVRWNTASDGGLNAGLAWDGGSRQFSARPGESLLDLPFPARMAAGYFGINAVLSAQIRALAQTGSAVVLAQPQLLARSGATAEFLAGGEVPYSTVEANGATNTVFKPYGVSLRITPKIERNGAVRSRIEVEVSSVDQSLSVPNGPSLKTRRAATEFNVRSGQTLVLAGFLSREESRNTDKVPGLGDIPILGALFKSRRFQHNETELAIFVTPVVVAPDDPGLMQRVAQGRAILDHVFPDGELINSPVHAAARLPQALSASHMSWDPYSGAGSQWGHPESAPPLSSGLASPLPGVPPVRRTGVNQHDFRE
- a CDS encoding homoserine kinase, which produces MAVFTPVSDSDARDLLARYSLGEMISLRGITAGIENTNFFLTTTQGEYVLTIFEVLTAQQLPFYIELMHHLAQHGIPVPQPQTLRSGERLTTLHGKPCAIVTRLRGGYEPAPGPVHCALAGETLARAHLAGQSFQIEQPNLRGLAWWKRTVPLILPFLNPDQSTLIQETLAEQIRFASSDIHGQLPFGPAHCDLFRDNVLFDGTFDMPKMGGFIDFYFAGWDSWLFDVAVSVNDWCVEQTTGVFDAERLRAWLGAYAAVRPFHEAEQHAWPTILQAAALRFWVSRLYDFFLPRPAQTLKPHDPRHFERILRERRKAVSIALP
- a CDS encoding ATPase, T2SS/T4P/T4SS family; protein product: MLNLELRFEDGTTHVKQLSPPVEIGRAPQANLRLGTWRVARRHARIDQRESGLFLEDFGSLTGTLVNGQRVTQYGPLQPGDEIIVGPCLIHLRDIAEPKASGHAADPPIQVAANDSTGSLPTLQALVPSGAPTIVSPRPDTENVQISVAALLHHRRRLHAALLEALDLRRRDVANMSDTALRGEATAVLAEIIQSDPDIPASVNRDDLLIDVVNEAVGLGPLEPLLADPHISEIMVNRHDEIFIESAGRLVRHFSGFSSEQAVLGVIDRIVSPLGRRIDESSPMVDARLRDGSRVNAIIPPLALRGASLTIRKFPKNRPSMDDLIRVGALDASMCEFLRLCVGSRKNIIVSGGTGSGKTTLLNVLSNCISASERIVTIEDAAELRLDHEHLVSLEARPANLEGRGKVDIRDLVRNALRMRPDRIVIGECRGSEAFDMLAAMNTGHEGSLTTLHANSPRDALSRLETMILMAGMDLPLAAVREHIAASIDLLVQQARLSDGRRLITSIVEVTGTESGRIQTQELFRYQAAPVRAFIGCGVMPEFFSNNGECPQGLDAALFHQRTELNQTVACFEITASQALP
- a CDS encoding type II secretion system F family protein; protein product: MWFWFSCLAAGVSLCLFCWVITHPLRLRLQAASMYSNHAGLKLILPWVLVLAAACRPWISWQLRNTLARQIQRSGLEPVWKAEHIVAMQILAFLCPGASAGLALAVYFLLEPVHGLTLSLCLGGLCAWWPRRSLRDQARARQRWMLREFPFLLDMTTLCVEAGLNLHGALQQAAANGPSGPLRQELRHALADMRAGMARYEALQGLADRTDMPAIRQLVVALSQADQLGMSLGPLLRAQSEQRRTERFLRAEKLALEAPVKMLFPMVFCIFPCTFLIIGFPIVIKLVGVEI
- a CDS encoding BPSS1780 family membrane protein, with protein sequence MQAATLPVIAGWQWIQDGAKLFRLQPMPLFFWSLMTGFFITVAYLIPLLGQMTLIAAMPLLTFISLCACRHIATGERMLLPMWLEPLRNTDSRKRLIRLGLAYLACCLAGGFLATLPFMSSIMDAIGTGTAVDEAALMVAVRGPFITFALMYIVISALFWHAPALVGWHKIKLTQALFFSMVACWRNKWPFLLYGLSWGAVFLSIQLLGNLMVDMGMADSLVQVMLTPVNIIVAAILYCSFYPAYISVFGANYPTPERAS